A single Deltaproteobacteria bacterium DNA region contains:
- a CDS encoding Stp1/IreP family PP2C-type Ser/Thr phosphatase, with protein sequence MTVVSSGATHIGLVRSTNQDSFLIDEEMRLYIVADGMGGHAGGEIASNLCVTSISQFLRQQNNLFSNSGERQHPDARISNAMANAINHASTKIYERALEEPSLRGMGTTATSVIVVDKFAYVAHVGDSRCYLLRRGFIYQVTNDHSLVSEQVRAGILTKEEADLHHLRNVITRSVGYQEEEDVDTTSLALEDGDVLLLCSDGLHGKVSDKELSGILSNHESNAPAVLIASANERGGEDNITAVILKISFTLATPA encoded by the coding sequence ATTACGGTAGTATCATCTGGCGCGACCCACATCGGACTAGTTCGCTCCACCAATCAAGACTCCTTCTTGATAGATGAAGAGATGCGACTTTATATTGTCGCCGATGGAATGGGCGGCCATGCTGGTGGCGAGATTGCTAGTAATCTCTGTGTGACTTCGATTTCGCAATTTCTCCGTCAACAAAATAATCTTTTTAGTAATTCCGGCGAGCGACAACATCCCGATGCCCGCATCAGCAACGCAATGGCAAATGCAATAAATCACGCTTCTACTAAAATATACGAACGAGCGCTCGAAGAGCCGTCACTCCGTGGGATGGGCACGACTGCAACATCTGTCATTGTTGTGGACAAGTTCGCCTACGTAGCTCATGTCGGCGATAGCCGTTGCTATCTGCTACGAAGGGGTTTCATTTATCAGGTTACCAATGACCACTCTTTAGTGAGCGAGCAAGTGAGGGCTGGCATACTCACAAAAGAGGAGGCCGATCTACATCATCTGCGAAATGTGATCACTCGTAGTGTCGGATATCAAGAGGAAGAAGACGTCGACACGACCAGCCTTGCGCTTGAGGACGGGGATGTGCTTCTATTATGCAGCGATGGCCTGCATGGTAAGGTTTCAGACAAGGAACTTTCTGGAATTTTATCAAATCACGAAAGCAATGCCCCTGCTGTACTCATTGCTAGTGCCAATGAGCGTGGGGGCGAAGATAACATCACAGCTGTCATTTTAAAGATTTCCTTCACCCTCGCCACACCAGCCTGA
- a CDS encoding M23 family metallopeptidase: protein MQNLEDVKGALRRVQDYTGKLAELTALKVQKFAKKTGIGPLTVEEFNVAQQANAAIEVKKDSNAYVPVGLNIDKLVFRPIFDRLASIGHAANNHALELQHLLSTLSQQKNLLSSIPSVAPVDGWVTSGFGTRVSPFTGERTAHAGVDIAAPVGTPILAPADGVVIFTGAKAGFGNFVMIAHGYGVVTRYGHNHQNLVQPGQKVSRGEQIATVGETGRATGPHLHYEVVINGRLENPQKFILDMADVYRIY, encoded by the coding sequence ATGCAAAACCTTGAAGATGTAAAGGGTGCCTTACGACGCGTACAGGATTATACCGGAAAACTTGCCGAGCTAACCGCTCTGAAGGTTCAGAAATTCGCGAAAAAAACCGGGATCGGACCATTGACCGTCGAAGAATTTAACGTCGCTCAGCAAGCCAATGCTGCCATAGAGGTAAAAAAAGATTCAAATGCTTACGTGCCCGTCGGCCTCAATATAGACAAGCTTGTCTTCCGTCCAATTTTTGACCGCTTAGCATCTATCGGCCATGCCGCTAATAATCACGCCCTAGAATTGCAGCATTTACTGTCAACGCTTAGCCAGCAAAAAAATCTATTGTCTTCGATACCCTCCGTCGCCCCAGTTGATGGCTGGGTGACTAGCGGATTTGGCACTCGTGTGTCCCCATTTACGGGGGAGCGCACGGCCCATGCCGGCGTCGATATAGCGGCACCGGTTGGTACCCCAATTTTGGCTCCAGCTGACGGGGTGGTCATCTTTACTGGGGCCAAAGCCGGGTTCGGAAACTTTGTAATGATTGCGCACGGTTATGGAGTTGTGACGCGGTATGGTCACAATCATCAAAATCTAGTTCAGCCAGGACAAAAGGTTAGTCGTGGCGAGCAGATTGCAACTGTCGGGGAAACAGGTAGGGCGACAGGTCCCCACCTTCATTATGAAGTGGTCATCAACGGCCGCTTGGAAAACCCCCAGAAGTTCATCCTAGATATGGCTGACGTCTACCGCATCTATTGA
- the secA gene encoding preprotein translocase subunit SecA has protein sequence MQILKKIFGSKNDRELKRLVGLVSHINSLEASMKSLSDAQLQGKTAEFKQRLANGETLDSLLPEAFATMREAGWRVDRKRHFDVQLIGGMVLHEGKIAEMRTGEGKTLTATAPVYLNALAGKGVHVITVNDYLARRDAEWMGRIYGFLGLSTGIIVHGLSDSQRRESYKCDITYGTNNEFGFDYLRDNMKTDPSRLVQRDHFFAIVDEVDSILIDEARTPLIISGPSETNLGLYQTVNSSIPGLQKDSDYIFDEKSRTVALTEDGISKLEKRLRLENLYDPSNIEHLHHVQQALKAHVVFKKDVDYVVRDGKVVIVDEHTGRLMPGRRYSDGLHGALEAKEHVEVQNETQTLATITFQNFFRLYGKLAGMTGTADTESVEFKKIYNLDVVVIPTNRDMIRKDHEDVVFRTAREKFNVIADEIAEAQKKGQPVLVGTVSVEKSELLSSLLRKRGIPHEILNAKNHAREAEIIASAGQRGQVTISTNMAGRGTDITLGDGVKDIGGLYVVGTERHESRRIDNQLRGRSGRQGDPGQSKFFLSLEDDLMRIFASDKLSALMGRLGMQEGEAIISPMVTRAIARAQKRVEEQNFSSRKHLLEYDDVMNQQRQVIYSLRRQALHAEKRLEFLDHALTDIATGALSEVTPERTGAGQWDFEQVQKLVRSLLHTDVRLEKLSPTDTPLDLVVEEVTQQVMAAYKVKTDKIGPENTQRLESWVYLQVIDKAWKNHLLGMDSLKDSVSLRGYGQRDPLQEYKKEGFRLFSEMMGRIEEESATALASVEIPDQPPEDLAKELEPEPEIDDSLLEMQHPDPHAATEGNGSGNGKPQQESPHAGSSGDLIYHGSRSTVAHGGPSNRPQPQAQTFKRDMDKVGRNDPCPCGSGKKFKKCHGSVPGDDAHA, from the coding sequence ATGCAGATCCTCAAAAAGATTTTCGGCAGCAAAAATGATCGCGAGCTAAAACGATTGGTGGGGCTCGTCTCCCATATCAATAGTCTTGAGGCCTCCATGAAGAGCCTCTCGGATGCTCAGCTCCAGGGAAAAACAGCGGAGTTTAAGCAAAGACTCGCTAACGGCGAAACGCTAGACTCACTGCTTCCTGAAGCATTCGCAACAATGAGAGAGGCGGGATGGCGGGTCGACCGTAAGCGACATTTTGACGTCCAGTTAATCGGCGGCATGGTGTTGCATGAGGGGAAAATCGCCGAAATGAGAACCGGTGAAGGCAAAACCCTCACCGCGACTGCTCCGGTATACCTCAATGCCCTTGCCGGCAAGGGCGTTCACGTCATTACGGTGAACGATTACTTGGCACGTCGCGATGCAGAGTGGATGGGGCGAATTTACGGATTTCTCGGACTATCCACTGGAATCATTGTCCACGGACTAAGCGACTCCCAGCGACGAGAATCGTACAAGTGCGACATCACTTACGGCACAAACAACGAGTTCGGTTTCGATTACTTACGCGACAACATGAAGACGGATCCCTCACGATTAGTGCAACGAGATCACTTTTTCGCCATTGTCGATGAAGTTGACTCCATATTGATCGACGAAGCAAGAACCCCCCTAATTATTTCGGGCCCGTCAGAAACAAACCTGGGGCTATACCAAACTGTCAACAGTTCTATCCCTGGCCTACAGAAAGACAGTGATTACATCTTTGATGAAAAATCGAGAACTGTGGCACTGACTGAGGACGGAATCAGTAAGCTAGAAAAACGACTTCGCCTTGAGAACCTGTACGACCCAAGTAATATCGAGCACTTGCACCACGTCCAACAAGCCCTGAAAGCACACGTGGTTTTCAAGAAAGATGTGGACTATGTGGTGCGTGACGGCAAAGTTGTGATCGTGGACGAGCATACCGGGCGCCTGATGCCGGGTAGACGGTACAGTGATGGTTTGCACGGGGCCTTGGAGGCAAAAGAGCATGTTGAGGTACAAAACGAGACGCAAACGCTTGCAACCATCACATTCCAAAACTTCTTCCGACTTTACGGAAAATTAGCCGGAATGACAGGAACGGCGGACACAGAGTCCGTCGAGTTCAAGAAGATCTATAATCTAGACGTTGTGGTGATTCCGACGAACAGGGACATGATTCGTAAGGATCATGAGGACGTTGTCTTTCGCACTGCCCGCGAGAAATTCAATGTAATCGCCGATGAAATTGCTGAGGCCCAAAAGAAAGGGCAACCCGTACTCGTTGGTACAGTTTCGGTCGAGAAGTCTGAGTTACTATCGAGCTTGCTGAGGAAGCGCGGGATACCGCACGAAATACTCAATGCAAAAAATCATGCCAGGGAGGCTGAAATCATCGCCTCTGCCGGCCAACGTGGCCAGGTAACGATTTCCACCAATATGGCAGGTCGCGGCACGGACATCACGCTCGGTGACGGCGTCAAGGATATTGGCGGTCTCTACGTTGTTGGTACGGAAAGGCACGAGTCTAGGCGGATCGACAACCAGTTGCGTGGTCGATCCGGTCGGCAGGGAGATCCGGGCCAGTCCAAGTTCTTCCTATCACTGGAAGATGACCTGATGCGAATTTTTGCGTCAGATAAGTTATCGGCTCTGATGGGTCGCCTAGGTATGCAAGAGGGAGAGGCGATCATCTCACCGATGGTCACTCGCGCTATTGCCCGTGCTCAGAAGAGAGTTGAAGAACAGAACTTCTCAAGCCGTAAGCACCTTCTGGAATACGATGACGTCATGAATCAACAGCGTCAGGTCATCTACAGTTTGCGGCGTCAGGCCTTACACGCTGAGAAAAGGCTTGAGTTCCTGGACCATGCGCTGACTGACATCGCTACAGGTGCACTCAGCGAAGTGACGCCGGAACGCACAGGCGCTGGTCAGTGGGACTTTGAGCAAGTTCAGAAACTGGTAAGATCTCTGCTACATACCGATGTTAGGCTTGAAAAACTCTCCCCTACGGATACACCGCTAGACCTCGTAGTCGAGGAGGTCACGCAACAGGTGATGGCTGCATATAAAGTTAAAACAGATAAAATTGGACCCGAGAACACTCAGCGTTTGGAGAGTTGGGTGTATCTGCAAGTTATCGATAAGGCATGGAAAAATCACCTGCTTGGAATGGACTCCCTGAAGGACAGTGTCAGCCTCAGAGGTTACGGACAGAGGGATCCATTGCAAGAGTACAAAAAGGAAGGCTTCCGTCTTTTCTCGGAAATGATGGGCCGTATCGAGGAAGAGTCGGCCACAGCTCTAGCGTCAGTAGAAATTCCAGATCAGCCTCCCGAGGATTTAGCTAAAGAGTTGGAGCCCGAGCCTGAAATTGATGACTCGCTACTCGAAATGCAACATCCAGATCCCCATGCTGCAACCGAAGGCAACGGTTCAGGAAACGGCAAGCCGCAACAGGAATCCCCTCATGCTGGTTCGAGTGGTGATCTGATATATCACGGGTCACGGTCTACAGTAGCACATGGCGGGCCTTCAAACCGTCCACAGCCCCAGGCACAGACATTTAAACGAGATATGGACAAAGTGGGTAGAAACGATCCATGTCCATGTGGTTCAGGTAAGAAGTTTAAAAAGTGTCATGGTTCCGTACCCGGAGACGATGCACACGCCTAG